The Anaerolineae bacterium genome contains a region encoding:
- a CDS encoding sugar phosphate nucleotidyltransferase: MKVIIPLAGFGTRLRPHTYSKPKPLVNVAGKPVLGHILDKLAGLELEEVIFIVGYLGEQIKEYVDTHYQFAARYVEQKELLGQAHAIWLAREHAQGEIFIIFVDTIFETDLLAARAMDADGVLYVKEVEDPRRFGVAVIENGRIVRLVEKPTTDEHRLAVIGVYYIRDGQWLTRAIDELMTRGIQTKGEYYLADALQLMIDQGARLIPQEVEVWEDCGKPETVLHTNRYLLSKLQDNGHKAKLINSMVIPPVYIAPTAHVENSVIGPYATIADHAYVCNALIRDSIIDEGAQICNTMLEGSLIGKNALVRGRYHRLNVGDSSQVDFSGAD, translated from the coding sequence ATGAAGGTCATCATCCCGCTGGCGGGATTCGGCACTCGTCTGCGTCCACATACGTATAGCAAGCCCAAGCCGCTTGTGAACGTGGCCGGTAAGCCCGTGTTGGGACACATCCTGGACAAGCTGGCCGGCTTGGAACTGGAAGAGGTGATCTTTATCGTCGGCTATCTGGGCGAGCAGATCAAGGAATACGTAGATACGCATTACCAGTTTGCAGCGCGCTACGTCGAGCAGAAGGAGCTACTGGGACAAGCACATGCCATCTGGCTGGCGCGAGAGCACGCCCAGGGCGAGATATTCATCATCTTCGTGGACACGATCTTCGAGACCGATCTGCTGGCAGCGCGGGCGATGGACGCGGACGGAGTCCTATATGTCAAAGAGGTTGAGGACCCACGCCGCTTTGGGGTAGCAGTAATCGAAAATGGGCGCATCGTGCGCCTGGTAGAGAAGCCGACGACGGACGAGCACCGCCTAGCGGTGATCGGAGTGTACTATATCCGGGATGGCCAATGGCTGACCCGGGCCATTGATGAACTCATGACCCGCGGCATACAAACCAAGGGGGAATACTATCTGGCCGACGCGCTGCAGTTAATGATTGACCAGGGCGCACGCTTGATCCCTCAGGAAGTGGAAGTCTGGGAAGATTGCGGCAAGCCAGAGACGGTGTTGCACACCAATCGATACCTCCTGTCGAAGCTGCAGGACAACGGCCATAAGGCGAAGTTGATCAACAGCATGGTCATCCCGCCCGTCTACATTGCGCCGACGGCTCACGTGGAAAACTCCGTCATCGGCCCCTACGCCACCATCGCAGACCATGCTTACGTGTGTAACGCGTTGATCCGGGATTCCATCATTGACGAAGGCGCGCAGATCTGCAACACCATGTTGGAGGGATCACTGATCGGCAAGAACGCATTGGTGCGCGGTCGCTATCACCGGCTAAACGTCGGCGACTCTTCTCAGGTGGACTTCAGCGGGGCGGATTAG
- the ald gene encoding alanine dehydrogenase — MIVGTVREVKDNEYRVGLTPGGVASLVQAGHQVLVERGAGEGSGIADEEYAAAGAKITPTAADVWGEAQLIVKVKEPTPPEYEYLRPGLVLFTYLHLAADETLTRHLMQSGITAIAYETVELADGSLPLLEPMSEIAGRMSIQIAAHYLEKMNGGRGKLLGGVPGVRPCDVVIIGGGTVGTNAAQVALGMGAHVTVLDVNLERLRYLSHILHGSLTTLYSDPHTIASSVVYADVVIGAVLIKGGRAPRLVTREMVGTMKPGSVIIDVAVDQGGCVETSHPTTHSHPTYFVNGVLHYAVANMPGAVPRTSTFALANSTIPYVRQLATLGFEQAVRRNPALARGVNVHRGQITYPAVAQVFGLSYQPLEEIL, encoded by the coding sequence ATGATCGTCGGAACTGTGCGCGAGGTCAAAGATAACGAATATCGGGTTGGCCTAACCCCGGGTGGCGTGGCTTCCCTCGTGCAGGCCGGACATCAGGTCCTAGTCGAACGAGGGGCCGGCGAGGGCTCCGGTATCGCTGATGAGGAGTATGCAGCCGCGGGAGCCAAAATCACGCCTACGGCGGCTGATGTCTGGGGGGAAGCTCAGTTGATCGTGAAGGTCAAAGAGCCGACTCCACCGGAGTACGAATATCTGCGCCCAGGCCTGGTACTGTTCACATACTTGCATCTGGCCGCAGACGAAACGCTGACGCGACATCTGATGCAAAGCGGGATCACGGCGATCGCTTATGAGACGGTGGAGCTGGCTGATGGCTCGCTGCCGCTCCTAGAACCGATGAGCGAGATCGCCGGCCGTATGTCCATCCAGATCGCCGCCCATTACTTAGAAAAGATGAATGGCGGCCGCGGTAAACTGCTGGGCGGCGTGCCCGGGGTGCGCCCCTGCGACGTGGTCATCATCGGTGGTGGAACCGTCGGCACAAACGCGGCCCAAGTAGCACTGGGCATGGGCGCCCATGTCACTGTCCTAGACGTGAACCTGGAACGTCTGCGCTATCTGAGCCATATCCTGCACGGGAGCCTGACGACCCTCTACTCGGACCCACATACCATCGCCAGCTCGGTGGTGTATGCAGATGTGGTGATCGGCGCAGTCTTGATCAAGGGCGGCAGGGCTCCTAGGCTGGTCACCCGTGAGATGGTAGGCACTATGAAGCCTGGCAGCGTGATCATAGACGTAGCGGTGGATCAAGGCGGGTGCGTGGAGACCAGCCACCCCACCACCCACAGCCATCCGACCTATTTCGTAAATGGCGTGTTGCACTACGCGGTAGCCAACATGCCAGGAGCGGTGCCGCGCACGTCTACCTTCGCCCTGGCTAACTCCACCATCCCATATGTGCGCCAGCTCGCCACGCTGGGATTTGAACAGGCGGTCCGACGAAACCCCGCCCTGGCGCGCGGGGTGAACGTCCATCGAGGTCAGATCACTTATCCGGCGGTAGCACAGGTGTTCGGCCTGAGCTATCAGCCGTTGGAAGAAATCCTTTAA
- a CDS encoding aminotransferase class I/II-fold pyridoxal phosphate-dependent enzyme, producing the protein MRDFVSERVRRVPPSGIRRFFDIVATMPDVISLGIGEPDFVTPSHILKAGIQSLQRGETHYTSNSGTIELREAIARDLERRYGVRYDPEKEILITVGASEGLYLAANAFIDPGDEVIVPQPCFVAYTAEVMLAGGVPVPIATRVEDRFQVTPEQVERAITSRTKAILIGYPNNPTGAVMSRENMLAVSEVAKRYDLLVISDELYDRLVYGVEHVCVPALPGMWERTVLLGGFSKNYAMTGWRIGYAAAPAELLAPMRKIHQYTIMSAPTMAQAAALAALSDSEDCVQQMVAEYNRRRRLIVDGLNSIGMPCFEPQGAFYAFPSVARSGMTDTEFAERLLAEEKVAVVPGSAFGAGGAGYVRCSYATAYEKIEIALERMARFVRRHG; encoded by the coding sequence TTGCGAGATTTCGTATCTGAGCGCGTGCGCCGTGTCCCCCCCTCGGGGATCCGACGTTTCTTCGACATCGTGGCAACTATGCCTGACGTGATCTCGTTGGGCATCGGCGAACCCGACTTTGTAACCCCTTCGCACATCTTAAAGGCCGGCATCCAGTCACTCCAGCGCGGGGAGACGCACTACACGTCCAATTCAGGCACCATCGAGCTACGGGAGGCAATTGCCCGCGATCTGGAGCGGCGTTATGGCGTCCGCTATGATCCCGAAAAGGAGATTTTGATCACCGTCGGGGCATCAGAAGGGCTTTACCTGGCCGCCAATGCGTTCATAGATCCCGGGGATGAAGTGATCGTCCCGCAGCCATGCTTCGTGGCATACACGGCCGAGGTAATGCTGGCCGGTGGTGTGCCGGTGCCCATCGCAACGCGGGTGGAGGATCGCTTCCAAGTCACCCCGGAGCAGGTGGAGCGGGCGATTACGTCGCGTACCAAGGCCATCTTGATAGGATACCCCAATAACCCCACCGGCGCGGTGATGAGCCGCGAGAACATGTTGGCCGTCAGCGAGGTGGCCAAACGCTATGACCTGTTGGTCATCTCCGACGAGCTATACGACCGCCTGGTCTATGGCGTGGAGCACGTGTGCGTTCCGGCGCTACCGGGGATGTGGGAGCGCACCGTGTTGCTTGGGGGATTCTCCAAGAACTACGCGATGACCGGCTGGCGGATTGGCTACGCAGCCGCGCCAGCCGAGCTGCTAGCTCCAATGCGCAAGATCCACCAGTATACGATCATGTCGGCCCCCACCATGGCACAGGCGGCGGCGCTCGCCGCGCTCTCCGACAGCGAAGACTGCGTCCAGCAGATGGTCGCCGAGTACAATCGGCGGCGGCGGCTGATCGTAGATGGGCTGAACAGCATCGGGATGCCTTGCTTCGAGCCCCAAGGGGCGTTTTATGCCTTCCCTTCGGTGGCGCGGTCTGGGATGACCGATACAGAGTTCGCCGAGCGCCTGCTAGCGGAAGAGAAAGTAGCGGTGGTACCAGGCAGCGCTTTCGGCGCAGGCGGCGCGGGCTACGTGCGTTGCTCCTATGCCACGGCGTATGAGAAGATCGAGATCGCGCTGGAGCGCATGGCACGGTTCGTGCGACGGCACGGCTAA
- the bfr gene encoding bacterioferritin, which produces MKGNDRIIERLNDLLADELTAINQYIVHSEMCANWGYERLHEANEKRAIEEMKHAERLISRIIFLEGQPIVSRLNAVHIGADVAAQLDYDRSAEEGAIKMYNDSIRLAAELGDNGTRELLEEILKDEEDHIDWLEAQLDQIRQMGLQNYLLGQIDQPPSGG; this is translated from the coding sequence ATGAAGGGCAACGATCGGATCATCGAACGTCTGAACGACTTGCTGGCCGATGAGCTGACAGCCATCAACCAGTACATTGTGCACTCAGAGATGTGTGCCAATTGGGGTTACGAACGGCTGCATGAGGCCAACGAGAAGCGCGCCATCGAGGAGATGAAGCATGCGGAACGGCTCATCAGCCGCATTATCTTCCTGGAGGGCCAGCCGATCGTCAGCCGATTGAACGCAGTGCATATCGGCGCTGACGTCGCAGCACAGCTCGACTACGACCGATCCGCCGAGGAGGGAGCCATCAAGATGTACAACGACTCCATTCGGCTGGCAGCCGAACTCGGTGACAACGGCACGCGCGAGTTATTGGAGGAGATCTTGAAGGATGAAGAAGACCACATAGATTGGCTGGAGGCCCAATTGGATCAGATTCGACAAATGGGGCTTCAGAATTACCTATTAGGGCAGATCGATCAACCGCCCAGTGGTGGATGA
- the gatB gene encoding Asp-tRNA(Asn)/Glu-tRNA(Gln) amidotransferase subunit GatB, with translation MSARYEAVIGMEVHAQILTASKMFCGCSADYAAAPPNTHVCPVCLAMPGVLPVINRRAVEQTVRTGLALNCQISPVAVFARKNYIYPDLPKGYQISQYELPLCRDGWLMIELSDGQQRRIGIRRAHLEEDTGKLIHMDGHSLIDFNRAGVPLLEIVSEPDMRSAEEAYAYVVRLRQILRYLGVSSGDMEKGAMRCEVNVSVRPAGSTQLGTKVEIKNLNSFRAVRLSLEYEINRQIALLEKGEAVEQVTVGWDEARGRTVVQRTKESAHDYRYFPEPDLPPLELSAAWVEALRASLPELPLARRDRLMSAYGLSRQEANLLTDERTVADFFEAAVQAYPGEPRAMANWIMGELFRLLNAAGIEITASQVTPAALAELQTLVDQGVINLNTAKRVLNTMFQTGQTAATIVQAEGLAQVSDQEALAAVITQVLAEHPEEVARYRAGKTTVLSWLMGQVMRATRGQANPQVVRRLLQQALDQE, from the coding sequence ATGAGTGCCCGCTACGAAGCTGTCATCGGCATGGAAGTCCATGCCCAGATCCTCACCGCCTCTAAGATGTTCTGCGGCTGCAGCGCCGACTATGCTGCTGCGCCCCCAAATACCCATGTCTGCCCGGTCTGTTTGGCCATGCCCGGCGTGCTGCCGGTGATCAACCGGCGCGCGGTGGAGCAAACCGTGCGCACTGGCTTAGCGCTTAACTGCCAGATCTCACCCGTGGCGGTCTTCGCCCGGAAGAACTACATCTACCCAGACCTACCCAAAGGATATCAGATCTCCCAGTATGAGCTGCCCTTGTGCCGTGACGGCTGGCTGATGATCGAGCTGTCCGATGGCCAACAGCGGCGCATCGGCATCCGCCGTGCCCACCTGGAAGAAGACACTGGCAAGCTGATACACATGGACGGCCACTCCCTGATCGACTTCAACCGGGCCGGAGTGCCCCTATTAGAGATCGTGAGCGAGCCCGACATGCGCTCCGCAGAGGAAGCTTACGCCTACGTGGTGCGCCTGCGCCAAATCCTGCGCTACCTGGGCGTATCCAGCGGCGACATGGAGAAAGGGGCTATGCGCTGCGAAGTGAATGTATCGGTGCGGCCAGCAGGCTCCACCCAGCTCGGCACGAAGGTGGAGATCAAAAACCTGAACTCGTTTCGGGCTGTCCGCCTCTCGCTAGAATACGAGATTAATCGGCAGATCGCCCTGCTGGAAAAGGGAGAGGCAGTGGAACAGGTGACGGTCGGATGGGATGAGGCTCGTGGCCGTACGGTGGTCCAACGAACCAAGGAGTCGGCTCATGACTACCGTTACTTCCCAGAGCCCGACTTGCCGCCGTTAGAGCTGAGCGCGGCATGGGTGGAAGCGCTGCGTGCCAGCCTGCCTGAACTCCCCCTTGCGCGCAGGGATCGCTTGATGAGCGCCTACGGCCTCTCTCGGCAGGAGGCCAATCTGCTGACAGACGAGCGGACAGTGGCCGATTTCTTCGAGGCGGCGGTGCAAGCGTACCCGGGCGAGCCGCGCGCGATGGCTAACTGGATCATGGGAGAGCTATTTCGCCTGCTCAACGCCGCCGGTATCGAGATCACTGCATCACAAGTGACGCCGGCCGCCCTGGCTGAACTGCAGACGCTGGTGGATCAAGGCGTTATCAACCTGAACACGGCCAAGCGAGTGCTCAACACGATGTTTCAGACAGGTCAGACAGCTGCTACCATCGTGCAGGCAGAGGGGTTGGCTCAGGTCAGCGACCAAGAGGCGCTGGCAGCCGTGATCACCCAGGTCCTCGCGGAACACCCGGAGGAAGTAGCGCGCTACCGGGCGGGCAAGACGACCGTCCTGAGCTGGCTGATGGGCCAGGTCATGCGGGCTACGCGCGGCCAGGCCAATCCGCAGGTGGTACGGCGCCTGCTGCAGCAGGCCCTCGACCAAGAATGA
- a CDS encoding Glu/Leu/Phe/Val dehydrogenase — protein MKGVEPAEAAPLQRLDPLQMAQRQFDEAAVYLPEIPPGYLAKLRVPERVLVVNFPVIMDNGEIRMFTGYRAQHSTACGPAKGGIRYHPSVTLEEVCALAMWMTWKCAVVGLPYGGAKGGVVCDPKQLSPRELERLTRRYTAEISLIIGPDRDIPAPDVNTNPQVMAWLMDTYSMGVGHATPGVTTGKPLELGGSHGRNEATARGTLFCIRRAARKIGLDLHGARVAIQGYGNAGSIAAQLLHQDGAKIIAVSDSRGGIFNPHGLDPVAVLRHKQESGSVVGFPDADAITNEELLTLPCDVLVPAALEKQLHAGNADRVQAKIIAETANGPTEPEADHIFFDRGIFVIPDILCNAGGVTVSYFEWVQDLQFFFWDEAQVNQNLERVMNRAFDAVMAIAEEKRVHNRLAANILAIHRVARATMLRGIYP, from the coding sequence ATGAAGGGGGTTGAGCCAGCAGAGGCGGCTCCTCTGCAAAGGCTAGATCCACTGCAGATGGCGCAACGACAATTTGACGAGGCGGCCGTCTACCTTCCAGAGATCCCACCTGGCTACCTCGCCAAGCTGCGCGTGCCTGAACGGGTGCTCGTGGTGAACTTCCCCGTGATCATGGACAATGGGGAGATCCGCATGTTCACGGGCTATCGGGCACAGCATTCCACGGCTTGCGGCCCGGCCAAGGGCGGCATCCGCTATCATCCGTCGGTCACCCTGGAAGAAGTGTGCGCCCTGGCGATGTGGATGACCTGGAAATGCGCCGTGGTAGGCCTCCCGTATGGCGGCGCTAAAGGCGGCGTCGTCTGCGACCCCAAGCAACTCTCCCCACGCGAGCTGGAGCGCCTGACACGACGCTACACTGCCGAGATCTCCCTCATCATCGGCCCTGATCGCGACATCCCAGCACCAGATGTGAACACCAATCCCCAGGTTATGGCCTGGCTCATGGACACTTACAGTATGGGCGTCGGCCACGCAACGCCGGGAGTGACCACAGGCAAGCCGCTGGAGTTGGGCGGCTCGCATGGACGTAACGAGGCCACTGCGCGGGGTACGCTATTCTGCATCCGCCGGGCAGCTCGCAAGATCGGGCTTGACCTGCACGGCGCACGCGTGGCCATCCAGGGCTACGGTAACGCCGGCTCCATCGCGGCCCAACTTCTTCACCAGGATGGTGCCAAGATCATCGCCGTCAGCGACTCCCGAGGTGGCATCTTCAACCCGCATGGGCTCGATCCCGTAGCCGTCCTGCGCCATAAGCAGGAGAGCGGCTCTGTCGTGGGATTCCCCGACGCCGACGCCATCACCAATGAGGAGCTGCTTACACTGCCTTGTGATGTGTTAGTGCCGGCTGCCCTAGAGAAGCAGCTACATGCCGGCAACGCTGACCGCGTGCAGGCGAAGATCATCGCTGAGACAGCCAACGGCCCAACAGAGCCTGAAGCAGACCATATTTTCTTCGACCGCGGCATCTTTGTGATCCCGGACATCCTCTGCAACGCGGGCGGCGTTACGGTTTCATACTTCGAGTGGGTGCAGGACCTTCAGTTTTTCTTCTGGGATGAGGCCCAGGTAAACCAAAACCTGGAGCGGGTCATGAACCGCGCCTTTGACGCGGTGATGGCCATCGCCGAGGAGAAGCGGGTGCACAACCGCCTGGCCGCCAATATCCTGGCCATCCATCGGGTGGCGCGCGCGACGATGCTGCGGGGGATTTACCCGTGA
- a CDS encoding class I SAM-dependent RNA methyltransferase — translation MSSDAADVITLDLTAIAHGGEAFGRHEGKIVFVPYTLPGERVQARLVEEHARWARAELVEVLTADDDRVEPPCPYFGPGLCGGCQWQHIRYERQLVLKQEIVADQLRRLGHLSDPPVRPTLSVGQPFAYRNHVQFAVHPEGRLGFARAGSHEIIPIERCLLLHPLLDELFSALQFDEEEPGPTLTEWLQRLSLRAGVTTGQQLVLFEGRGDEPPELEVDLPVSCVFLARDGRLQPLIGPPYIEEQVAGRVYRVSATSFFQVNTAGAEVLVGLVRRYLDPQPNDTLLDAYCGVGLFGLALSDQVSHLIGIEENPYACEDFAWNARDLPPERVTLHEGPAAEVLAALNQPIDLAVVDPPRSGVGQEALRELARLGPRRIVYVSCDPATLARDVEFLQAGGYELVEVQPVDLFPQTFHVESVSLWVRKA, via the coding sequence GTGAGCTCTGACGCCGCGGATGTGATCACGCTAGACCTAACGGCCATCGCTCACGGCGGTGAGGCGTTCGGCCGCCACGAGGGCAAAATCGTCTTCGTGCCCTATACGCTGCCCGGCGAGCGAGTGCAGGCTCGCCTAGTGGAAGAGCACGCGCGCTGGGCGCGAGCCGAACTGGTTGAGGTGCTCACAGCCGACGACGACCGAGTGGAGCCACCCTGCCCCTACTTCGGCCCTGGCCTTTGCGGCGGCTGTCAGTGGCAACACATCCGCTACGAACGCCAGCTTGTGCTCAAACAGGAGATCGTAGCCGATCAGTTGCGCCGCTTGGGACACCTCTCCGATCCCCCAGTGCGGCCTACCCTCTCCGTCGGGCAGCCGTTCGCCTATCGCAACCACGTGCAGTTCGCGGTCCACCCGGAAGGCAGGTTAGGGTTTGCGCGGGCGGGCAGCCACGAGATTATCCCCATCGAGCGATGTCTGCTGCTACACCCACTCTTGGATGAGCTCTTCAGCGCACTTCAGTTCGACGAGGAAGAACCTGGGCCCACGCTGACCGAGTGGCTGCAACGTCTCAGCCTACGCGCCGGCGTGACCACCGGCCAGCAATTGGTGCTGTTTGAGGGGCGCGGCGATGAGCCACCCGAGCTTGAGGTAGACCTCCCAGTCTCGTGCGTGTTTCTCGCCCGAGATGGACGGCTACAGCCACTGATCGGGCCGCCATATATCGAGGAGCAGGTCGCTGGCAGGGTCTATCGCGTCTCGGCCACGAGCTTTTTTCAGGTAAACACTGCTGGCGCCGAGGTGCTGGTCGGTCTGGTGCGTCGTTACCTAGACCCCCAGCCGAACGATACGCTGCTAGACGCTTACTGTGGCGTAGGGCTCTTCGGCCTGGCCTTGAGCGACCAGGTGAGCCATCTGATCGGGATCGAGGAGAACCCTTACGCCTGCGAGGATTTCGCTTGGAACGCCCGTGATCTCCCCCCCGAACGGGTGACCCTACACGAGGGGCCAGCGGCGGAGGTGCTGGCTGCGCTGAATCAGCCGATAGACCTGGCTGTGGTAGATCCGCCGCGCTCGGGCGTAGGCCAAGAGGCGCTGCGGGAGTTGGCTCGCTTGGGGCCGCGGCGTATCGTCTACGTCTCGTGCGATCCAGCGACACTGGCCCGTGATGTGGAGTTTCTACAGGCCGGCGGATACGAGCTGGTTGAGGTGCAGCCGGTAGACTTGTTCCCTCAGACCTTTCACGTGGAATCAGTGAGCCTATGGGTGCGCAAAGCTTAA
- a CDS encoding ribonuclease Z: protein MVKVTFLGIGSATPASPGDHTALLVRTSKQAILIDAGPTIMVQLGRHGLEADHVDLLLITHTHGDHTLGWPMLLFRQTPLTVIGSPQSIEVLKQLVLLIYPELSKQLRSWVCFQALEPEGLWVSPRGDVILRVALTNHAHPCYAYRLEFPDIGRSLVYSGDTGLSREVEELARGCDLLIHEATYLYPRADMYQHSSVGQAAQVAAAARCHALALVHRNRGEPKALELYEEEVRAHFGGRWWLPYAGQTHILV from the coding sequence GTGGTTAAGGTTACTTTCCTAGGAATAGGTTCAGCCACGCCAGCTAGCCCTGGAGATCACACGGCGCTTCTGGTGCGTACGAGTAAACAGGCTATCCTGATCGATGCTGGGCCGACGATTATGGTGCAGCTAGGTCGGCATGGCCTGGAAGCTGATCATGTGGACCTCTTGTTGATCACCCATACCCACGGCGATCATACGCTGGGCTGGCCTATGTTATTGTTCCGCCAGACGCCTCTGACTGTGATCGGATCGCCGCAATCGATAGAGGTGTTGAAACAGCTTGTCTTGCTGATTTACCCTGAACTGTCCAAGCAGTTGCGCAGTTGGGTTTGCTTTCAGGCGCTAGAGCCTGAGGGCCTTTGGGTCTCACCGAGGGGAGATGTGATCCTGCGCGTAGCTCTGACCAACCACGCGCATCCCTGCTACGCTTACCGATTAGAATTTCCCGACATTGGACGCTCGTTGGTCTACAGCGGAGACACTGGCCTCAGCCGCGAGGTCGAAGAGTTGGCGCGCGGCTGTGATTTGCTCATCCATGAAGCGACATACCTGTATCCACGCGCTGACATGTATCAACACTCAAGCGTAGGGCAGGCAGCGCAAGTCGCAGCCGCAGCCAGATGTCATGCATTAGCCCTAGTGCATCGGAACCGCGGTGAGCCGAAAGCGCTAGAGTTGTATGAGGAAGAAGTGCGCGCGCACTTTGGGGGGAGATGGTGGTTGCCTTATGCCGGGCAAACACATATACTAGTTTAA
- a CDS encoding DUF2723 domain-containing protein, whose amino-acid sequence MKRVRSLLDAGIALGLSLVYLAFYSRTTAPSIVALFDDSLEFQVVLPTLGIAHPTGYPLYTLLGHLFTRLPLGEPAHRANLFSAVTAAATISLLFLAGRELTGRRLAAALAAIQFALIPVWWAQATVAEVYALHGLLQALLLWLTLRWVHDRGRVWPVGLALGLGLAHHRMILLIVPAIALWLAKHRDRMQYPPRSWLVAAGATVTPLLLYAYLPLRGRVLTSLDGTYRNDWAGFWAWVTARDYNVFLTDNPFSLERDARFYLDLAREQIGMGTIGLALLGLIALGLGLVGYDRRQARWDGLCLTVSLAATYGFGLAYQAADVEVFFIPAFLNTSLAVAAGVAAWQAGWEHLSPRFLGASQPLGWAGREILAGYLVLIGAWLIATLSPAIARFPQMDRSRQWEVHELGEDVLSQPMPEGSAIVGILGETTLIRYFQYAHGLRPDVQPVAADREVDRLTAVERLLNEGRPVFLTRPLPGAETRYSLGAVGPLVRVWPKGAAAWDALPGQTNQALGLGIHLIGFLMEVKTSRLGRAVRLTVHWQTEIPIEEPLKVSARLATPTDDKVVAADYEPVHFAYPTTAWLPGEVIQDVYDLQVPPSVAGGTYEVLLILYRAVDGSEIGRAGLGTIELPPPQRW is encoded by the coding sequence ATGAAACGCGTTCGGTCCTTACTTGACGCCGGGATTGCACTAGGGCTCAGCCTGGTTTACCTGGCCTTCTACTCGCGCACGACGGCCCCTTCCATCGTTGCCCTCTTCGACGATAGCTTGGAGTTCCAGGTGGTCCTGCCCACGCTGGGGATCGCCCATCCCACAGGGTACCCACTCTATACACTGCTCGGCCATCTCTTCACTCGGCTGCCTCTGGGAGAGCCGGCGCATCGAGCTAACCTGTTCTCGGCGGTGACGGCTGCGGCGACCATCAGCTTGCTCTTTCTGGCCGGACGCGAGCTCACCGGACGCCGGCTGGCCGCGGCGTTAGCAGCGATTCAGTTTGCCCTGATCCCCGTCTGGTGGGCTCAGGCCACCGTAGCCGAGGTATACGCGTTGCACGGGCTATTACAGGCCCTGCTCTTGTGGCTGACCTTGCGGTGGGTGCACGATCGTGGGAGGGTATGGCCCGTAGGGCTGGCGCTGGGATTGGGTCTAGCCCATCATCGGATGATCCTGTTGATCGTGCCGGCGATCGCTCTGTGGCTGGCGAAGCACCGGGACAGGATGCAATACCCGCCGAGATCCTGGCTTGTTGCCGCTGGCGCTACGGTAACTCCATTGCTCCTCTATGCGTACCTGCCGCTGCGCGGCCGCGTCCTTACCTCCTTAGACGGCACGTATCGCAACGACTGGGCAGGGTTCTGGGCCTGGGTCACCGCTCGTGACTACAACGTGTTTCTGACAGACAATCCATTTTCCCTTGAACGAGACGCCCGCTTCTATCTTGACCTGGCGCGCGAACAGATCGGCATGGGGACAATAGGGCTGGCGCTGTTGGGGCTAATTGCGCTAGGGCTGGGGCTCGTCGGCTATGACCGCCGCCAGGCGCGCTGGGATGGGCTCTGTCTGACCGTCTCCCTGGCCGCCACCTACGGCTTTGGCCTGGCCTACCAGGCTGCCGACGTTGAGGTGTTCTTCATCCCGGCCTTCCTAAACACCAGCCTGGCCGTAGCGGCTGGTGTAGCCGCATGGCAAGCCGGATGGGAGCACCTGTCCCCAAGGTTTCTTGGGGCTTCCCAACCCCTGGGATGGGCAGGACGAGAGATCCTCGCCGGCTATCTGGTCCTGATAGGGGCCTGGCTGATTGCCACGCTGTCTCCAGCCATCGCCCGCTTCCCGCAGATGGACCGCAGCCGTCAATGGGAGGTCCATGAGCTGGGCGAGGATGTGCTGAGCCAGCCGATGCCCGAGGGCTCGGCCATCGTAGGAATCCTGGGGGAGACGACGCTCATCCGTTACTTTCAATACGCCCACGGGCTACGGCCGGATGTGCAGCCCGTTGCAGCCGATCGTGAGGTGGATCGGCTGACAGCGGTGGAACGGCTGTTAAATGAGGGCCGGCCTGTGTTCCTGACGCGGCCCTTGCCGGGTGCAGAGACGCGTTACTCGCTGGGGGCGGTAGGGCCGCTCGTCCGAGTCTGGCCTAAGGGCGCAGCGGCGTGGGATGCGCTTCCCGGCCAGACAAATCAAGCGCTGGGACTGGGGATCCATCTGATCGGCTTCCTGATGGAAGTCAAAACCTCACGCCTGGGCCGTGCGGTACGCCTGACGGTCCACTGGCAGACGGAAATCCCCATCGAGGAACCGCTGAAAGTCTCGGCGCGACTGGCGACGCCAACCGATGACAAGGTGGTAGCCGCCGACTATGAGCCTGTTCATTTCGCCTATCCCACCACCGCCTGGCTGCCAGGCGAAGTGATCCAGGATGTGTACGATCTGCAGGTGCCGCCCTCGGTCGCCGGTGGCACATACGAGGTGCTGCTGATCCTCTATCGGGCAGTGGACGGGAGCGAAATTGGCCGGGCCGGCTTGGGAACCATCGAGCTGCCCCCGCCGCAGCGTTGGTGA